The Parashewanella spongiae genome has a window encoding:
- a CDS encoding reverse transcriptase domain-containing protein, whose amino-acid sequence MAIPKKSGGERILGIPTIQDRIAQMIARLSFEPLVEPAFLKDSYGYCPRKSAIDALRVTRKRCWYQDWVLEFDIKGLFDNISHELLIKAVRKHTDCKWLLLYIERWLKAPMIKADGEIIERTQGAPQGGVVSPVLANLFLHYVFDKWMQKNHSNVKWCRYADDGLVHCDSEKQAQQLLIELKERFEACGLELHPTKTKIAYCILHIAYCIFQRWHSKRQVREYKFRLFRIYLQTTALS is encoded by the coding sequence GTGGCGATACCAAAGAAATCAGGAGGAGAGAGGATACTAGGTATCCCTACGATCCAAGATCGTATCGCTCAAATGATAGCAAGGCTTTCATTTGAACCCTTGGTTGAGCCTGCGTTTCTAAAAGATTCCTATGGTTATTGTCCAAGGAAGTCAGCAATAGATGCTCTGCGAGTGACAAGAAAGCGCTGTTGGTATCAAGATTGGGTTCTGGAATTTGATATAAAAGGATTGTTTGACAACATTTCACATGAATTGCTAATTAAAGCAGTACGCAAACATACAGATTGTAAATGGTTGCTGCTGTATATTGAGCGTTGGTTAAAAGCACCGATGATAAAAGCGGACGGTGAAATAATAGAGCGCACACAAGGGGCACCGCAAGGTGGTGTCGTGAGTCCTGTGTTAGCCAACTTATTTCTTCATTATGTTTTTGACAAATGGATGCAAAAAAATCATTCGAATGTGAAATGGTGTCGTTATGCCGATGATGGGCTTGTTCACTGTGATAGTGAAAAGCAAGCTCAGCAATTGTTAATCGAGCTTAAAGAAAGATTTGAAGCCTGTGGACTCGAACTTCACCCAACGAAAACCAAAATTGCATATTGCATATTGCATATTGCATATTGCATATTTCAAAGATGGCACTCGAAAAGGCAAGTACGAGAATATAAGTTTCGACTTTTTAGGATATACCTTCAGACCACGGCTTTGTCGTAA
- a CDS encoding group II intron maturase-specific domain-containing protein gives MLGIRKRTDLSLEQIAKWINPIINGWINYYPKIIS, from the coding sequence ATGTTAGGTATCCGAAAGCGAACCGATTTAAGTCTTGAGCAAATAGCCAAATGGATAAATCCGATCATTAATGGTTGGATTAATTATTATCCTAAAATCATCAGTTGA
- a CDS encoding CBS domain-containing protein, with the protein MNSTIIKNSDVMTQSYAMVDGLVTIAEAIKIALENGVEILFVKKRNEHDEYGMVSMSDIAKKVIAKDRSPERVNVYEIMTKPVVSVHGYMDIRYTARLFENFGISRAPVIEGAEILGVVSYNEIVLKRMLEK; encoded by the coding sequence ATGAATTCAACAATAATCAAAAACTCAGATGTTATGACTCAATCTTATGCAATGGTTGATGGTCTTGTTACTATCGCAGAAGCGATAAAAATTGCACTTGAAAATGGTGTTGAAATCCTTTTCGTAAAGAAACGTAATGAGCACGATGAATATGGAATGGTTTCGATGAGTGATATAGCCAAAAAAGTCATTGCAAAAGATCGATCACCAGAAAGAGTAAATGTGTACGAAATAATGACAAAGCCTGTAGTTTCAGTTCATGGGTACATGGATATTCGTTATACCGCTCGATTATTTGAAAACTTTGGCATTAGCCGTGCTCCTGTTATAGAGGGAGCAGAAATTCTTGGCGTTGTGAGTTACAACGAAATAGTTTTAAAGCGTATGTTAGAAAAATAA
- a CDS encoding P-II family nitrogen regulator, whose amino-acid sequence MRFKLIVAFVDDACTDKILDATREAGATGATVINHARGEGVNKKQTFMGLTLNVQRDVILLLVEEHLSRNILETINETGQFDSNPGQGIAIQIDVEDAVGVAHQVEALTKELGDQLV is encoded by the coding sequence ATGCGATTTAAACTCATTGTAGCGTTCGTAGATGATGCTTGCACCGATAAGATATTAGACGCCACGCGAGAAGCAGGTGCAACTGGAGCCACCGTGATTAATCATGCTCGAGGTGAAGGGGTTAACAAAAAGCAAACATTTATGGGATTAACTCTAAATGTCCAAAGGGATGTGATTTTATTGTTAGTAGAAGAACATTTAAGCCGTAACATACTAGAAACTATAAACGAAACAGGGCAGTTTGATAGTAATCCAGGGCAGGGTATAGCTATTCAGATTGATGTTGAAGATGCGGTTGGTGTTGCACATCAGGTTGAAGCGTTAACAAAAGAGCTAGGAGATCAACTGGTATGA
- a CDS encoding DUF1538 domain-containing protein → MNEVFNSLLNTFLSTARDVIPIAAILFGFQLAVLKRSISNPIKVILGFAYVIIGLSLFLVGLDLALFPLGSTMAEQLTSPEFINASNPETPIWSDYMWVYVFAFAIGLSTTIAEPSLIAVAIKANEVSGGTIGVQGLRLSVALGVAIGISLGCYRIVVGDPIHYYILGGYVIVVIQTFIAPKMIIPLAYDSGGVTTSTVTVPLVAALGLGLATNVEGRNPLIDGFGLIAFASLFPIITVMAYAQLVEMLSSKKIKKESADAI, encoded by the coding sequence ATGAATGAAGTATTTAACTCGCTGCTTAATACCTTTTTATCTACAGCTCGCGATGTGATACCTATTGCAGCTATTCTTTTTGGGTTTCAGTTAGCCGTTTTAAAAAGATCAATATCAAACCCTATTAAAGTTATTCTAGGATTTGCTTATGTAATTATTGGGTTAAGTTTATTTCTAGTTGGGCTTGATTTAGCCTTGTTCCCGCTTGGGAGTACAATGGCTGAGCAACTCACTTCTCCTGAGTTTATTAATGCAAGTAATCCTGAAACACCAATATGGTCAGATTACATGTGGGTATATGTATTCGCTTTTGCTATTGGTTTAAGTACAACGATTGCTGAACCTTCCCTCATCGCTGTAGCAATTAAAGCTAATGAGGTTTCTGGTGGCACTATTGGTGTTCAAGGTTTACGACTCTCAGTGGCTTTGGGCGTAGCGATTGGGATCAGTTTAGGTTGTTATCGAATAGTGGTTGGAGATCCTATTCATTATTACATTCTTGGAGGTTACGTCATTGTTGTCATACAAACATTTATTGCCCCTAAAATGATTATTCCTCTTGCTTATGACTCTGGAGGTGTGACGACTTCAACGGTCACTGTTCCACTTGTTGCCGCCTTAGGTTTAGGCTTGGCCACAAATGTGGAAGGAAGAAATCCTCTGATAGATGGTTTTGGTTTAATTGCGTTTGCCAGTTTATTTCCAATAATTACTGTTATGGCATATGCGCAACTTGTTGAAATGTTAAGTTCAAAAAAAATTAAAAAGGAATCAGCTGATGCGATTTAA
- a CDS encoding DUF1538 domain-containing protein: MESLVLLSKSLFSSLRDLVPIILVVVFFEVFVLKQTPEDLMGISIGLVFIVFGLTFFIVGLELGLFPIGESLAHALAKKGSVFWLSIFSFALGFGTTIAEPALTAVAGEAAQVAANAGAIGASETAKESYAMGLRITVAVSVGLAILLGVIRILKGWPIHYLIIGGYILVMLLTSVAPESIIGIAYDSGGVTTSTITVPLVTALGVGLASVIKGRNPMLDGFGLIAFASLSPMIFVLCYGMIVL, from the coding sequence GTGGAATCATTGGTGTTACTGTCAAAATCCTTATTTAGCAGTCTACGCGATCTTGTGCCTATCATCTTAGTTGTTGTGTTTTTTGAAGTTTTTGTCTTGAAACAAACTCCTGAAGATTTAATGGGAATCAGCATAGGACTTGTTTTTATCGTTTTTGGATTGACGTTTTTTATTGTGGGCCTTGAGTTAGGGCTATTTCCGATCGGTGAGTCACTCGCTCATGCACTAGCAAAGAAAGGAAGCGTTTTTTGGCTTTCCATATTCTCATTTGCATTAGGGTTTGGAACGACAATTGCTGAGCCGGCTTTAACGGCTGTAGCGGGAGAAGCTGCTCAGGTTGCTGCTAATGCTGGAGCAATAGGTGCGTCTGAAACTGCAAAGGAAAGTTATGCCATGGGACTGCGAATTACAGTCGCGGTGTCTGTTGGTTTAGCAATACTTCTTGGTGTCATCAGAATATTAAAAGGGTGGCCAATTCATTATTTAATAATTGGTGGATATATTTTGGTAATGCTTCTAACGAGTGTTGCGCCAGAAAGTATCATTGGTATTGCTTACGATAGTGGTGGTGTGACAACTTCTACTATTACAGTTCCTCTTGTAACTGCACTTGGTGTTGGGTTAGCTAGTGTCATCAAAGGCAGGAACCCGATGTTAGACGGTTTCGGACTAATCGCGTTTGCAAGCCTTTCTCCTATGATTTTTGTGCTTTGTTATGGAATGATCGTGCTATGA
- a CDS encoding MATE family efflux transporter: MNHSGYQAKRLIQLAFPVLVAQVTQTMMGFIDTVMAGRVSATDMAAVAVGTSLWMPAILFVQGLILAFTPLIAHHHGANNTKTIRPLLYQASYIALLGASIVMIALNYSSWVFERMEIEAELQRLSTGYIQGVMWGAPALVLYQVLRSCSEGISYTFPTMLIGFVGLAINIPANYIFINGYLGMPELGGAGCGVATGIVSWGMFIAMLFYVRFHSRLKPIELFEKVHLPDIKTMWSMTKLGMPIAMALLFEVSLFAVIALLLAPLGSTVVASHQIALNFSSIVFMLPLSIGMAVSIRVGYYLGREQPDVSKTVTKVGLILAFVLAAITATITILLRGPIAELYNDNLEVIALAGSLMFLAALYQLSDSIQVVAAGALRGYKDTKSAFYITLFSYWVIGMTLGYILARTDYIFPAMGAYGFWIGLIAGLSSAAVLFAIRLVVIQKRVAKEVN, from the coding sequence ATGAACCATTCTGGTTATCAAGCTAAGAGATTAATTCAACTAGCTTTTCCTGTTCTAGTGGCCCAAGTTACTCAGACAATGATGGGTTTTATTGATACTGTCATGGCGGGAAGAGTAAGTGCAACTGACATGGCGGCCGTTGCTGTTGGCACAAGTCTTTGGATGCCTGCAATTTTATTTGTTCAGGGATTGATATTGGCATTTACACCTCTAATTGCTCATCATCATGGTGCTAATAACACAAAAACAATTCGTCCTCTTCTTTATCAAGCATCCTATATAGCACTTTTAGGTGCGAGCATCGTCATGATTGCACTTAATTACTCTTCTTGGGTATTTGAAAGAATGGAAATTGAAGCAGAGCTACAGAGGCTATCAACTGGTTACATACAAGGTGTTATGTGGGGAGCTCCTGCATTAGTTTTATATCAAGTATTGCGAAGTTGTAGTGAGGGAATTTCTTATACTTTCCCAACAATGTTAATTGGTTTCGTTGGGTTGGCAATAAACATTCCTGCAAATTATATATTCATTAATGGTTACCTTGGGATGCCCGAACTTGGTGGTGCCGGCTGCGGTGTAGCTACTGGAATAGTCAGCTGGGGCATGTTTATAGCAATGCTTTTTTATGTCCGCTTTCATTCCCGATTAAAACCTATAGAGCTATTTGAAAAAGTTCATTTACCAGATATAAAGACGATGTGGAGCATGACTAAATTAGGAATGCCTATAGCAATGGCTTTACTATTTGAAGTGAGTTTGTTTGCTGTAATTGCATTGCTATTAGCGCCTTTAGGTTCCACAGTTGTTGCAAGTCATCAAATTGCTTTAAATTTCTCTTCCATTGTATTTATGCTCCCTCTCTCAATAGGTATGGCAGTATCAATTCGAGTAGGTTATTACTTAGGTCGTGAACAGCCAGATGTTTCCAAGACTGTGACAAAAGTAGGTTTGATATTGGCTTTTGTGCTAGCAGCAATAACGGCAACAATTACTATTTTACTTAGAGGGCCTATTGCTGAGCTATATAATGATAATTTAGAAGTAATTGCTCTTGCTGGTAGCTTAATGTTCTTAGCGGCTTTGTATCAACTGTCAGATTCAATACAAGTTGTAGCTGCTGGTGCATTGAGAGGATATAAAGATACTAAAAGTGCCTTTTATATTACACTGTTTTCATACTGGGTAATTGGAATGACTTTAGGTTACATTTTGGCAAGAACTGATTATATTTTTCCTGCAATGGGAGCTTATGGTTTTTGGATAGGTCTCATAGCTGGCTTGTCTTCTGCTGCTGTATTATTTGCTATTAGATTGGTAGTTATTCAAAAGCGAGTAGCTAAAGAAGTAAATTAG
- the tnpB gene encoding IS66 family insertion sequence element accessory protein TnpB (TnpB, as the term is used for proteins encoded by IS66 family insertion elements, is considered an accessory protein, since TnpC, encoded by a neighboring gene, is a DDE family transposase.), giving the protein MIYLTSNSRIFIATQPADFRCGIDGLAAVCQQRLSSNPRSGSIFVFINRNKTMIRALTYEHNGFWLMTKRLSKGKFHGWPRHHGVMQPMAAAQLRQLLSGEPYLSSSRLK; this is encoded by the coding sequence ATGATCTATTTAACTTCCAACAGTCGTATCTTCATTGCGACTCAGCCTGCTGATTTTCGCTGTGGTATCGATGGACTGGCGGCCGTGTGCCAACAGCGCTTGTCGAGTAATCCGCGTTCAGGCTCGATATTCGTCTTCATTAATCGCAACAAAACCATGATACGAGCCCTCACTTATGAGCATAATGGCTTTTGGCTGATGACCAAACGGTTATCAAAAGGAAAATTTCATGGATGGCCACGTCATCATGGCGTTATGCAACCGATGGCTGCGGCACAATTACGGCAATTACTGAGTGGTGAACCTTATTTATCTTCAAGTCGCTTGAAATAA
- a CDS encoding IS66 family transposase, translating to MSKPFTDIDHNALEALIVRVTEAREHELALSPEDCQLLLDALVTLSTMQQRLTNHDVTVHKLRKLLGIEKSSEALSRVSKSNKGSGKHTAGKNRKPKESGEDFTPAKPVVIVHQSTGVKKGDNCLECHMGKMYKTDPGSLLRITGQSPFKPEQHVMERFRCNACGAYATAALPVEVLADGSEQQKYGYSARSLMAIHKYFAGLPFYRQGSIQKLLGVKITASTVFDQVEYVANDIYPVYQMLVNLAADAKHYYLDDTTHRILDATPIEKPVRNSDKTQMRSGVYTSGVIATTQANDSIVLFETNIGHAGEFIDSLLHKRGTHQSRPIMMSDALVSNRPTVRECLLSLCNSHARRQFVDVINHFPDEVEHVLTRYGEIWAYEQHTKEQKFTATERLSYHQQHSLPVMKTIKQWCTTHLNDETVEENSGLGKAMRYFVKHYVGLSYFCHYEGVYIDNNRIEAMLKIIVRDRKNAMFHKTLLGATIGDVITSMIATASEAGINVFEYFTFLQREKDKVKTNPEEYLPWNYRETVGTEK from the coding sequence ATGAGTAAACCGTTTACTGATATCGACCACAACGCGCTGGAAGCACTGATAGTTCGTGTTACTGAAGCCAGAGAGCATGAGTTAGCACTGTCTCCAGAAGATTGTCAGTTGTTACTTGATGCCTTAGTGACGTTATCGACGATGCAGCAACGATTAACCAATCACGATGTCACCGTGCACAAATTGCGTAAGTTACTTGGCATTGAAAAGTCTTCAGAAGCCTTGTCTCGTGTCAGTAAAAGTAATAAAGGAAGCGGTAAACACACTGCGGGTAAAAATCGTAAACCCAAAGAGAGCGGTGAAGATTTCACTCCCGCTAAGCCAGTTGTGATAGTGCATCAGAGTACAGGTGTGAAAAAAGGTGATAACTGCCTAGAGTGCCACATGGGTAAAATGTACAAAACCGACCCAGGCAGTTTACTGCGTATCACAGGGCAAAGTCCGTTTAAGCCAGAGCAGCATGTCATGGAGCGCTTTCGCTGTAATGCTTGTGGCGCTTACGCTACCGCCGCTTTGCCAGTTGAAGTGTTAGCCGACGGGAGCGAGCAACAAAAATACGGCTACTCAGCTCGGTCATTAATGGCCATACACAAGTATTTTGCCGGGTTGCCGTTTTATCGCCAAGGGAGCATTCAAAAGCTGCTTGGTGTCAAAATCACTGCGTCTACTGTGTTTGACCAAGTTGAATATGTGGCCAATGATATTTACCCTGTTTATCAAATGTTGGTTAACCTCGCGGCCGATGCGAAGCATTATTATCTTGATGACACGACTCACCGAATTTTGGATGCTACGCCAATAGAAAAACCGGTGCGTAACAGTGACAAGACACAAATGCGCAGCGGCGTGTACACATCAGGTGTTATTGCGACCACTCAAGCCAATGATAGTATCGTGTTGTTTGAAACTAATATTGGTCATGCTGGCGAATTCATCGATAGCCTGTTGCACAAACGCGGTACTCATCAATCTAGGCCGATAATGATGAGTGACGCTCTGGTCAGTAATCGCCCTACGGTAAGAGAATGTCTGCTGTCATTGTGTAACAGTCATGCCAGACGACAATTTGTTGATGTCATTAACCATTTCCCCGATGAAGTCGAGCACGTACTGACACGTTATGGTGAAATTTGGGCTTACGAGCAGCACACTAAAGAGCAAAAGTTTACGGCAACAGAAAGGCTGAGTTACCATCAGCAACATTCGTTGCCTGTAATGAAAACCATCAAGCAGTGGTGTACAACACACCTTAACGATGAAACAGTTGAAGAGAATAGTGGTTTAGGTAAGGCGATGCGATATTTTGTCAAACACTATGTTGGCTTGAGCTATTTTTGCCACTACGAAGGTGTATACATCGATAATAACCGTATCGAAGCCATGTTAAAAATCATCGTTCGTGACCGAAAAAATGCGATGTTCCATAAGACGTTACTTGGCGCTACGATTGGTGATGTCATCACGTCAATGATTGCAACAGCAAGTGAAGCTGGCATCAATGTGTTTGAGTATTTCACATTTTTACAGAGAGAGAAGGATAAAGTGAAAACCAATCCTGAAGAATACCTACCGTGGAATTATCGAGAAACAGTCGGCACTGAAAAATAA
- a CDS encoding bifunctional 5-dehydro-2-deoxygluconokinase/5-dehydro-2-deoxyphosphogluconate aldolase, with amino-acid sequence MKQQKSLDVICLGRAAVDLYGQQIGSRLEDMSSFAKYLGGSSGNIAAGTGRLGLKSAMLTRVGDEHMGRFVREELANNSVDVSHVVTDKERLTGLVILGVKDQDTFPLIFYRKDCADMAISCDDFDYDYIAQSQSLLITGTHLSQPQSYEACQQAIKYIKRSGGKFVLDIDYRPVLWGLSSLGDGETRFVSDENVSKHLQTVLPDCDLIVGTEEEIHIAGGSENTITALNNIRKLSDATILLKLGVEGCTVLDADIPASESGFEVFGGFKVEVLNVLGAGDAFLSGFLRGWLRNESHKTSCAYANACGALVVSRHGCTPASPSEEELFHFISEYTNINDVANDPTLNYLHRVTTRTPKNSEDLCILAFDHRKQFYDMAIEVGADPKRINKMKSLLTQAVEKVQREQNLANKVGVLIDDTYGQDALNQATGQGWWIGRPVELPSSRPIELEGGRDISARLQTWPIEHIVKCLVFYHPDDSTELQVAQERQITELYQACCNSGHELLLEIIPPHDMDKDDSTVVTVMERFYNLGVYPDWWKLPSPTDTAWKSIDDLIKSRAPHCKGVLLLGLDAPLEVLQQTFAASAKFDICKGFAVGRTITSQPCKQWLANEINDEQMVEQVSQNYISLIEIWQSR; translated from the coding sequence ATGAAGCAACAAAAGTCACTTGACGTTATTTGTCTTGGTCGTGCTGCTGTTGACCTTTATGGACAACAAATCGGTAGTAGACTTGAAGATATGAGTAGTTTCGCCAAATACTTAGGCGGCTCTTCAGGAAACATTGCAGCCGGAACTGGTCGGTTAGGTTTAAAATCAGCAATGCTGACTCGTGTTGGCGATGAACATATGGGGCGCTTTGTTCGTGAAGAACTTGCCAACAACAGTGTTGACGTGAGTCATGTCGTTACTGATAAAGAGCGTCTTACTGGCTTAGTTATTCTTGGTGTAAAAGATCAAGACACCTTCCCACTCATCTTTTATCGTAAAGATTGTGCTGATATGGCAATCAGCTGTGATGATTTTGATTATGATTACATTGCTCAATCTCAATCATTGCTCATTACTGGTACTCACCTTTCACAACCACAGAGTTATGAAGCATGCCAACAAGCCATCAAATATATTAAACGCAGTGGCGGTAAATTTGTTTTAGATATTGATTACCGCCCTGTACTGTGGGGGCTATCAAGCCTTGGGGACGGAGAAACTCGCTTTGTTTCCGATGAAAATGTTTCAAAGCACTTGCAAACAGTATTACCTGATTGCGATCTAATCGTCGGTACTGAAGAAGAAATTCATATTGCAGGAGGCAGCGAAAATACCATTACTGCACTTAATAATATTCGCAAATTATCTGATGCTACCATCTTGTTAAAACTTGGAGTTGAAGGCTGTACTGTATTAGATGCTGATATTCCAGCATCTGAATCAGGCTTTGAAGTTTTTGGCGGTTTTAAAGTTGAAGTACTCAATGTATTAGGTGCTGGTGATGCATTTCTAAGTGGCTTTTTACGTGGTTGGCTACGTAATGAATCACACAAAACATCTTGTGCTTATGCTAATGCTTGTGGTGCTTTAGTTGTATCACGCCACGGCTGTACACCTGCATCACCTTCTGAGGAGGAGTTATTCCACTTCATTAGCGAATACACCAACATCAATGATGTTGCCAATGATCCTACTTTGAATTACTTACACCGAGTAACCACTCGTACACCTAAAAATTCAGAAGATTTATGTATTCTGGCTTTCGATCATCGTAAACAGTTCTACGATATGGCGATTGAAGTTGGTGCCGATCCAAAGCGCATAAACAAAATGAAGTCACTGTTGACACAAGCAGTTGAAAAAGTTCAGCGTGAGCAAAACCTTGCAAACAAAGTGGGTGTCTTAATTGATGACACCTATGGTCAAGATGCACTTAACCAAGCAACAGGCCAAGGCTGGTGGATTGGTCGTCCTGTTGAATTACCTTCATCTCGTCCAATAGAACTTGAAGGTGGCAGAGACATCAGTGCTCGCCTACAAACTTGGCCTATCGAGCATATCGTTAAATGTTTAGTTTTCTACCATCCTGATGACAGCACAGAACTACAAGTAGCGCAAGAACGTCAAATTACTGAGCTTTATCAGGCTTGTTGTAATTCTGGTCATGAACTCCTGTTAGAAATCATCCCTCCACATGATATGGATAAAGACGATTCTACTGTGGTAACGGTTATGGAGCGTTTCTATAATTTAGGTGTATATCCTGATTGGTGGAAATTACCTAGCCCAACGGATACAGCATGGAAATCAATTGATGATTTAATTAAATCTCGTGCGCCGCATTGTAAAGGTGTGCTGCTTCTTGGCTTAGACGCACCACTTGAAGTGTTGCAACAAACATTTGCAGCGAGTGCGAAGTTCGATATCTGCAAAGGGTTTGCTGTTGGTCGTACGATCACCTCTCAACCATGCAAACAATGGCTTGCAAATGAAATCAATGATGAGCAGATGGTTGAACAAGTCAGTCAAAACTACATCAGCTTAATCGAAATTTGGCAAAGTCGATAA
- the iolD gene encoding 3D-(3,5/4)-trihydroxycyclohexane-1,2-dione acylhydrolase (decyclizing) yields the protein METLRLTTAQAIVKYLAAQKVEINGKLESMFAGCFAIFGHGNVAGLGEALYHAQDVLPTYRGHNEQGMAHAAIAFAKQHNRRRMMACTSSIGPGAANMVTAAALAHVNRLPVLFMPGDTFANRTPDPVLQQVEAFHDPSISTNDCFKPVSRYFDRISRPEQIITSLPMAMHFLTDAADCGPVTLSLCQDVQAEAYDFPASMFEQRVHQPRRQMPDSLELASAAQALLASSKPMIIVGGGVHYSNATAELKAFAEKHNIPVAETQAGKSALNWEHPNYVGAIGVTGSQIANEIAEQADVIFAVGTRLQDFTTASRTLFKDKTFIQLNASKPDAIKHNALPLVADAKATLPILDIVLKDWKADTTWLAKAQDGIASWNKHYDEMTSIANAPATETGLPSDAQVLGAVKRTGDALDVVICAAGGLPGELHKLWRCDSEKSYHVEYGYSCMGYEIAAGLGVKMAQPEREAIVVVGDGSYMMMNSELATSVMMGQKIIVVVLDNRGFGCINRLQKATGGAPFNNLLEDCQTVDSGAPKLDFAAHAKAMGAESEQVSNLNELESALKRARKSERSYVVAIDTDPYQTSAGGYWWDVAVPQVSQRKEVNASHEAYIQGKQNQPY from the coding sequence ATGGAAACCCTACGTCTTACTACCGCACAGGCGATTGTTAAATATTTAGCTGCGCAAAAAGTTGAGATTAACGGCAAGCTTGAATCGATGTTTGCCGGTTGTTTCGCTATTTTTGGTCACGGTAATGTTGCAGGTCTTGGTGAAGCTTTGTATCACGCTCAAGATGTATTACCTACATACCGAGGTCACAATGAACAAGGCATGGCTCATGCGGCTATCGCATTTGCCAAGCAACATAACCGCCGTAGAATGATGGCTTGCACATCCTCTATCGGCCCAGGTGCAGCAAACATGGTTACTGCTGCGGCATTAGCTCATGTAAACCGTCTACCTGTGCTATTTATGCCGGGTGATACGTTTGCAAATCGCACGCCTGATCCAGTTTTACAACAAGTTGAGGCGTTCCACGACCCAAGTATCAGCACCAATGATTGCTTTAAACCTGTTAGTCGTTATTTCGACAGGATCAGCCGTCCTGAACAAATTATCACTAGCTTGCCAATGGCAATGCATTTCTTAACTGATGCAGCTGATTGTGGCCCAGTGACGCTATCATTGTGTCAAGACGTTCAAGCTGAAGCTTATGATTTCCCAGCAAGCATGTTTGAACAGCGTGTTCATCAGCCTCGTCGCCAAATGCCTGATTCTTTAGAGTTAGCTTCAGCGGCACAAGCGCTTTTAGCTTCCTCAAAACCAATGATAATTGTGGGTGGTGGCGTTCATTATTCAAATGCGACTGCTGAGTTAAAAGCTTTTGCTGAAAAGCACAATATTCCTGTTGCGGAAACTCAGGCAGGTAAAAGCGCACTAAATTGGGAACATCCAAATTATGTAGGCGCTATTGGTGTTACAGGCAGTCAAATTGCTAATGAAATAGCAGAGCAAGCAGATGTGATCTTTGCCGTTGGTACTCGTTTGCAAGACTTTACAACGGCCTCGCGTACCCTTTTTAAAGATAAAACCTTTATTCAACTCAATGCTTCTAAGCCTGATGCCATTAAACATAACGCTTTACCATTAGTTGCCGATGCGAAAGCCACACTGCCGATACTCGATATAGTTTTAAAAGATTGGAAAGCTGATACTACTTGGTTAGCCAAAGCGCAAGATGGTATCGCCTCTTGGAACAAGCATTATGATGAAATGACTTCAATTGCTAATGCTCCTGCAACAGAAACGGGTTTACCAAGTGATGCTCAAGTTTTAGGTGCGGTTAAACGTACTGGCGATGCTTTAGATGTTGTTATTTGTGCTGCGGGTGGACTGCCGGGCGAACTTCATAAACTTTGGCGCTGTGATTCTGAAAAGAGTTATCACGTTGAGTACGGTTACTCATGCATGGGTTATGAAATCGCTGCGGGTTTGGGCGTCAAAATGGCACAACCTGAGCGTGAAGCTATTGTCGTCGTTGGTGATGGCTCATACATGATGATGAACTCAGAACTTGCGACATCAGTAATGATGGGGCAAAAAATCATTGTCGTTGTACTCGATAATCGCGGCTTTGGTTGCATCAATCGCCTACAAAAAGCAACTGGTGGTGCACCGTTTAATAATCTACTGGAAGATTGTCAAACAGTTGATTCTGGCGCACCTAAACTGGATTTTGCTGCACACGCGAAAGCCATGGGCGCAGAGTCTGAGCAAGTGTCTAATTTAAACGAATTAGAATCAGCATTAAAGCGTGCCCGTAAGTCAGAAAGATCTTATGTGGTTGCCATTGATACCGATCCTTACCAAACCTCAGCTGGCGGTTATTGGTGGGACGTCGCTGTACCTCAAGTTTCACAGCGCAAGGAAGTTAATGCGTCACATGAAGCTTATATTCAAGGCAAACAGAACCAACCTTATTAA